In Cumulibacter soli, the following proteins share a genomic window:
- a CDS encoding MaoC/PaaZ C-terminal domain-containing protein encodes MGNSLEQYITGWKPSALVETDVLTSEVSGWLADLLAADRVAPPGVLPPSWHWVYFTDWPHYEGLAADGHPHAGHFQPPIPERRRMWAGGSITSHGDLILDEEVERTGTVLSAVPKSGRSGEMALISVQYEFRQRGELRLTEVQNHVYRSGADDAPARTWPPRPQTPVETDAGWRHDIATDEIRLFRMSAITGNSHRIHYDRRYATEVEGYPDLVVHGPLLAQHLATLALRHDPSLRLEQFDYRVQAPVFVGDAVSAIGRPNGDSAELQVISAPDRVHVAATATYHRSS; translated from the coding sequence ATGGGCAATTCGTTGGAGCAGTACATCACTGGCTGGAAGCCATCGGCACTCGTCGAGACGGACGTCCTCACCAGCGAGGTCAGCGGATGGTTGGCCGATCTGCTCGCCGCCGACCGGGTGGCGCCACCGGGAGTGCTGCCGCCTAGCTGGCACTGGGTCTACTTCACCGATTGGCCGCATTACGAAGGACTGGCCGCGGACGGTCACCCGCATGCCGGACATTTCCAGCCGCCGATCCCCGAACGCCGACGGATGTGGGCTGGTGGCTCGATCACCTCACATGGCGATCTCATCCTCGATGAGGAGGTAGAACGGACCGGCACCGTCCTGTCGGCCGTGCCCAAGAGTGGGCGCTCGGGCGAGATGGCCCTGATCAGCGTTCAGTACGAGTTCCGCCAGCGCGGCGAGTTGCGACTTACCGAAGTGCAGAATCACGTGTACCGCTCCGGCGCCGACGACGCACCGGCGCGTACCTGGCCGCCGCGACCGCAGACGCCGGTCGAGACGGACGCCGGATGGCGGCACGACATCGCGACCGATGAGATCCGGTTATTCCGAATGAGCGCCATCACCGGAAACTCGCACCGGATCCACTACGACCGCAGGTACGCCACCGAGGTCGAGGGTTATCCGGACCTGGTCGTGCACGGTCCACTGCTGGCGCAGCACCTGGCCACATTGGCGCTGCGGCACGACCCGTCACTGCGACTGGAACAGTTTGACTACCGTGTGCAGGCACCGGTATTCGTCGGGGACGCGGTCAGCGCGATCGGTCGACCGAACGGTGACAGCGCCGAGTTACAGGTAATTTCTGCCCCCGATCGGGTGCATGTGGCCGCTACGGCGACCTATCATCGCTCCTCATGA
- a CDS encoding small basic family protein: protein MIVALGALIIGVVLGLWVDPTVPIWMQPYLPIAVVAALDALFGGVRARLDGIFDAKVFVVSFLSNVLIAALIVFLGDKLGVGAQLSTAVVVVLGIRIFGNAAAIRRHVFKA, encoded by the coding sequence ATGATCGTCGCACTGGGCGCACTTATCATCGGCGTTGTGTTGGGTCTGTGGGTGGACCCGACGGTGCCGATCTGGATGCAGCCATACCTACCGATCGCCGTCGTCGCCGCGCTGGATGCGCTATTTGGTGGCGTACGTGCTCGCCTCGATGGCATCTTCGATGCAAAAGTCTTCGTGGTCTCGTTTCTGTCGAACGTGCTGATCGCGGCGTTGATCGTGTTCCTCGGGGATAAGTTGGGCGTGGGTGCGCAGTTGTCGACGGCGGTGGTCGTCGTACTCGGCATCCGGATTTTCGGCAATGCGGCCGCTATCCGTAGGCATGTGTTCAAGGCATGA
- a CDS encoding SDR family NAD(P)-dependent oxidoreductase yields the protein MTATPSFRLDGKVALITGGSRGLGREMAFSFAEQGATVVVASRKEESCVAVAEEITKQTGAKALGLGCHTGDWNAVGAAFERVTAEFGGTDILVNNAGMSPLYDKLTDVEESLFAKVIDVNMKGAFRLASLCGEQMAARNGGSIINVSSTGSVAPTPGIVPYAMAKAGLNAMTLGMARAFGTTVRVNGIMPGPFLTDISDAWDMAEFNERAERTIALKRGGEPNEIVGAALYLASDASSYTTGTIIKVDGGAAYGAT from the coding sequence ATGACAGCGACACCATCGTTCAGGCTGGATGGGAAAGTAGCCCTGATCACCGGCGGCAGTCGGGGACTGGGCCGCGAGATGGCGTTCTCGTTCGCCGAGCAGGGCGCGACCGTCGTGGTCGCGAGCCGCAAAGAAGAATCATGTGTTGCCGTCGCCGAGGAGATCACCAAGCAGACCGGCGCGAAGGCGTTGGGTCTGGGGTGCCACACGGGCGACTGGAACGCCGTTGGCGCAGCATTTGAGCGGGTAACCGCCGAGTTCGGTGGAACCGACATCCTGGTCAACAACGCCGGTATGTCCCCGCTGTACGACAAGCTGACCGACGTTGAGGAAAGCCTGTTCGCGAAGGTGATCGACGTCAATATGAAGGGTGCCTTCCGCCTTGCATCGCTGTGCGGTGAGCAGATGGCGGCCCGCAACGGTGGGAGCATCATCAACGTCTCCAGCACCGGCTCGGTCGCGCCCACACCAGGCATCGTTCCTTACGCCATGGCCAAGGCCGGACTCAACGCGATGACCCTCGGCATGGCTCGCGCGTTCGGCACGACCGTTCGCGTCAACGGCATCATGCCGGGGCCGTTCCTCACTGATATCTCGGATGCTTGGGATATGGCGGAGTTCAACGAACGCGCCGAGCGCACCATCGCGCTCAAGCGCGGCGGCGAGCCCAACGAGATTGTCGGCGCCGCGTTGTACCTGGCCAGCGACGCCTCGTCGTACACCACGGGCACGATCATCAAGGTCGACGGCGGGGCGGCGTACGGCGCCACCTGA
- the gcvH gene encoding glycine cleavage system protein GcvH encodes MIPTDLKYSAEHEWVQVGGDLEEGVVRIGITDHAQDALGDIVFVELPEVGTTVSEGEACGEVESTKSVSELFAPLSGEVVARNEELESAPESINSDPYAAGWMLQIRMSDPSQLDALMDAAAYGELIGS; translated from the coding sequence ATGATTCCTACCGACCTCAAGTACTCCGCCGAGCACGAATGGGTGCAGGTCGGCGGTGACCTCGAGGAGGGCGTGGTCCGAATCGGTATCACCGATCACGCACAGGACGCGCTCGGCGACATCGTGTTCGTGGAGTTGCCCGAGGTCGGCACCACGGTGAGCGAAGGCGAGGCGTGCGGCGAGGTCGAGTCAACGAAGAGCGTGTCGGAACTGTTTGCTCCGCTCAGCGGTGAAGTTGTCGCACGTAATGAAGAACTGGAATCGGCGCCGGAATCCATCAACAGCGACCCATACGCCGCTGGCTGGATGCTGCAGATTCGGATGTCCGATCCGAGTCAGTTGGACGCGCTGATGGATGCCGCCGCGTACGGCGAACTCATCGGCTCATAA
- a CDS encoding DUF881 domain-containing protein — protein sequence MNETEPQTPAEPEPPTQPESAADTDNDVAVEKSDEADGRRAEESDVADGDAAGQPDEDRADEADGDPEDEQGEAPVRRRTNWTRGRLAIAFVCLLLGLGVAVQVQLTSDTERDLRGARQEDLVRILDDLDNQHARLGTEVNDLGDAADDLASGGGAAEAAQQEAQQRLDQLAILNGTVAASGPGISLEISDMPPDPPVEMMITVIQELRAAGAEAIQVGSIRVAMTSAVTTSDGAILIDGQPLQFPMAILAIGDPATLATAMGIPGGAVASVSYVGATATVEQLDNVKITALRDLDAPDYAEPAKPSK from the coding sequence ATGAACGAGACCGAGCCGCAGACCCCTGCAGAACCCGAACCGCCCACCCAACCAGAGTCCGCGGCCGACACCGACAACGATGTCGCCGTCGAGAAGTCCGACGAGGCGGATGGCCGTCGTGCGGAAGAATCGGACGTGGCGGACGGCGACGCTGCGGGCCAGCCGGATGAGGATCGTGCGGACGAGGCGGACGGTGACCCAGAGGACGAGCAGGGCGAGGCGCCAGTACGCCGGCGAACGAACTGGACCCGCGGGCGGCTGGCCATCGCCTTCGTCTGTTTGCTGTTGGGCCTCGGAGTGGCGGTGCAAGTTCAACTGACGTCGGACACCGAACGCGATTTGCGAGGCGCTCGACAGGAGGACCTGGTACGTATCCTGGATGACCTCGACAACCAGCACGCGCGCCTGGGAACAGAGGTAAATGATCTTGGCGATGCCGCCGACGATCTGGCCTCCGGAGGCGGCGCGGCGGAGGCCGCACAGCAGGAGGCACAACAGCGCCTCGATCAATTGGCGATTCTTAACGGGACCGTGGCCGCCAGCGGTCCGGGGATCTCGCTGGAGATCAGCGATATGCCCCCGGATCCGCCCGTAGAGATGATGATCACGGTGATCCAGGAACTGCGGGCGGCCGGTGCCGAAGCGATCCAGGTGGGATCGATCCGGGTCGCGATGACCTCAGCGGTGACTACCTCGGACGGCGCGATCCTGATCGACGGGCAACCATTGCAGTTCCCGATGGCGATACTCGCGATCGGCGATCCGGCGACCCTAGCCACCGCGATGGGCATCCCCGGTGGCGCGGTCGCGAGCGTGTCCTACGTCGGTGCGACAGCCACCGTCGAACAACTCGACAACGTGAAAATCACCGCGTTGCGGGACCTCGATGCACCTGACTACGCTGAGCCTGCCAAGCCGTCGAAGTAG
- a CDS encoding bifunctional nuclease family protein encodes MREMSVVGVRVELPANQPIVLLTEVEGEKFLPIWIGSAEASAIAYEQQGIKPPRPLTHDLLVNVIEALGSKLERVRITGMKDGLYFAELDLQNAEPVTVRPSDGIALALRTGAPILADDDLVSEAGITIDEATNSGDGEGSEDEVEKFREFLDNVTPEDFAGGS; translated from the coding sequence ATGCGCGAAATGAGTGTTGTCGGGGTTCGGGTTGAGTTGCCGGCGAATCAACCGATCGTGCTGCTCACCGAGGTCGAGGGCGAGAAGTTCCTGCCAATCTGGATCGGCAGTGCCGAGGCAAGCGCGATCGCGTACGAGCAGCAGGGCATCAAGCCGCCGCGACCGCTCACCCATGATCTCTTGGTGAATGTGATCGAGGCTTTGGGTTCGAAATTAGAGCGAGTCCGGATCACCGGGATGAAGGACGGCCTGTACTTCGCCGAATTGGATCTGCAGAACGCCGAGCCGGTCACTGTCCGCCCGTCCGATGGAATCGCGTTGGCGCTGCGCACCGGCGCACCGATTTTGGCCGACGACGACCTGGTCAGCGAGGCGGGGATCACGATCGACGAGGCCACTAACAGTGGCGACGGCGAGGGTTCCGAGGACGAGGTCGAGAAGTTCCGCGAGTTTCTGGACAACGTCACCCCGGAAGACTTCGCCGGCGGCTCCTGA
- a CDS encoding DUF881 domain-containing protein, which translates to MTEPDAADRWGLRTLMTRTLDPGYALAATGPRSWRRSGGVLTLVVVLIAGVLMGMTVRQHQRQGTDRQAANAALIERIEARQGEVGLLSAEAIELRAEVAELRQAALGTTESGQQLLDTLTKHEMAAGQLAVTGPGIEIVLDEPQPVQGNDPVGHGQTVEQDGVIKDTDLQAAVNALWASGAEAIAINGSRIGPITAIRQAGGAVLIDFQPTSTPYVIEVIGDPGTLPGAFATTSAARRFSTYRTAFGAQYEVHTADELNLPAAADPITAGSSGTQGGGK; encoded by the coding sequence ATGACTGAACCGGACGCAGCCGACCGTTGGGGTCTGCGCACGCTGATGACGCGGACGTTGGACCCGGGGTACGCGCTCGCCGCTACCGGTCCACGAAGCTGGCGACGCAGCGGCGGCGTACTCACGCTTGTTGTCGTGCTGATCGCCGGCGTGCTGATGGGGATGACGGTGCGTCAGCACCAACGGCAAGGGACCGATCGGCAGGCGGCGAACGCCGCACTGATCGAACGTATCGAAGCGCGACAAGGCGAGGTCGGTCTGCTCAGCGCTGAGGCGATCGAGTTACGAGCCGAGGTCGCCGAACTACGACAGGCTGCGTTGGGGACGACCGAATCCGGTCAGCAGTTGCTGGACACGCTCACCAAGCATGAGATGGCAGCGGGGCAATTGGCTGTTACCGGGCCCGGGATCGAGATAGTCCTGGACGAACCACAACCTGTGCAGGGTAATGATCCCGTCGGGCACGGGCAGACGGTCGAGCAGGATGGGGTTATCAAGGACACCGATCTGCAGGCTGCGGTGAATGCGCTGTGGGCCTCAGGTGCCGAAGCGATCGCGATCAATGGCTCGCGCATCGGCCCGATCACCGCTATCCGTCAGGCCGGCGGCGCCGTGCTGATCGACTTCCAGCCCACGTCGACGCCGTACGTAATCGAGGTGATCGGTGATCCGGGGACCTTGCCGGGCGCATTCGCGACGACTAGCGCCGCGCGGCGTTTCAGCACCTACCGCACCGCTTTCGGCGCGCAGTATGAGGTGCATACTGCCGACGAGTTGAATCTGCCGGCGGCCGCTGATCCCATCACCGCGGGATCGTCCGGCACGCAGGGAGGAGGGAAATGA
- a CDS encoding LLM class F420-dependent oxidoreductase, whose translation MKVGLGAGYWSSGPPAGIEAELQRAEELGLDSFWTAEAYGSDALTPLAWWGASTKNIRLGTSVCQMSARTPTALAMAALTVDHLSGGRMVVGIGASGPQVVEGWYGQPFPRPLERTREYVDIMRAVWRREEPVTYAGKHYQLPYDGGAGLGKPLKSTVHPLRTDIPIFLGAEGPKNVALAAEIADGWIPLWFSPKSDQFYRDALAEGFAREGARHTVESFEVASVLSVVEDEDVDAAAARIKPGLALYAGGMGAKNANFHKDVFVRMGWGEVVAEVQDLYLAGRAQDAVSVIPTEMVEDVALIGPAEKIVEDYQRRWRDSCLTTVILHGVPQGEGGDRILAALRDQA comes from the coding sequence ATGAAGGTAGGACTCGGCGCCGGGTATTGGTCCTCCGGGCCGCCGGCGGGAATCGAGGCAGAACTTCAGCGCGCCGAGGAACTCGGCCTGGACAGTTTTTGGACTGCGGAAGCGTACGGATCCGATGCGCTGACCCCGCTCGCGTGGTGGGGTGCGAGCACCAAAAACATCCGCCTGGGTACCTCGGTATGTCAGATGTCGGCGCGGACCCCGACCGCGTTGGCCATGGCCGCGCTGACCGTCGACCATCTCAGCGGCGGGCGAATGGTGGTGGGTATTGGCGCCTCAGGTCCGCAGGTCGTGGAGGGTTGGTACGGACAGCCGTTCCCGCGGCCGTTGGAGCGCACTCGCGAGTACGTCGACATCATGCGCGCCGTCTGGCGGCGCGAGGAGCCAGTCACGTACGCCGGCAAGCATTACCAACTGCCGTACGACGGTGGTGCCGGTCTCGGAAAGCCGTTGAAGTCGACGGTCCATCCGCTGCGCACCGACATTCCGATCTTCCTTGGCGCGGAGGGTCCGAAGAATGTCGCTTTGGCAGCGGAAATCGCCGACGGGTGGATTCCGCTGTGGTTCTCGCCCAAGTCGGATCAGTTCTACCGGGACGCGCTGGCCGAAGGATTCGCGCGCGAAGGTGCCCGGCACACGGTCGAATCGTTCGAGGTGGCGTCCGTGCTGTCAGTGGTCGAGGACGAGGACGTCGACGCTGCCGCGGCGCGGATCAAACCCGGGTTGGCGCTCTACGCCGGTGGTATGGGAGCGAAGAATGCAAACTTCCACAAGGACGTCTTCGTGCGGATGGGCTGGGGCGAGGTCGTCGCCGAGGTTCAGGACCTGTACCTGGCCGGACGCGCCCAGGACGCGGTGTCGGTCATTCCTACCGAGATGGTCGAGGATGTTGCGTTGATCGGCCCGGCAGAGAAGATTGTGGAGGACTACCAGCGTCGTTGGCGCGATTCGTGCCTGACAACGGTGATCCTGCATGGCGTACCGCAAGGAGAAGGCGGGGATCGCATCCTCGCCGCACTGCGGGATCAGGCATAA
- a CDS encoding sensor histidine kinase, which yields MSTSTKSRQRSFFERLTSADENSSAAAATRPAATSTSAPRKPIAQQIRLGALIAVAIVLYAVQAPVLGAAYGLGAWGMLLALPGSVGVVLAHYNPRAAVGVVLLGTVLITFALLPNGLFSDGAAVYALPVPWTVCSMLALFACTLLLGYSVPLRDAAITYGAMILVSLALEVLAGGFTGAFFVAAWVSLVLGAIGLGIRQLRASEARAKQHKQISEQEREQREMLQEKAQVARELHDVVAHHMSVITVQASSAEYRIPNLPDEVRREFQEISEQSRSSLAELRRILGVLRGDEAQAERAPQPGVEDLPRVIEHVGRAGTKVDFVSADLSDLERSVSIATYRIVQESLSNVVRHAAGSPARVVIERSIGSVEISVRNPAPQHPVNPMPGSGHGLRGMRERAVALGGTLATGQTADGGFEVLAWLPTSAENAEAWELDLQGNT from the coding sequence ATGAGTACATCCACGAAGTCCAGGCAGCGTAGTTTCTTCGAACGACTGACCTCGGCAGACGAAAATAGCTCAGCCGCGGCCGCCACGCGACCGGCGGCGACCAGTACGTCGGCACCCCGCAAGCCGATTGCGCAGCAGATTCGACTTGGCGCGCTGATCGCCGTCGCAATCGTGCTGTACGCCGTCCAAGCACCGGTGCTCGGCGCCGCGTACGGGCTAGGTGCTTGGGGGATGCTGCTGGCCCTGCCGGGATCGGTCGGCGTCGTACTCGCCCACTACAACCCACGGGCCGCCGTCGGCGTGGTGCTGCTCGGAACGGTTCTGATCACGTTCGCGTTGCTGCCGAACGGGCTGTTCTCCGACGGCGCCGCGGTCTACGCGCTGCCGGTGCCATGGACCGTATGCTCCATGCTCGCACTGTTCGCCTGCACGTTGTTGCTGGGCTACTCGGTACCGCTGCGCGATGCAGCGATCACCTACGGCGCGATGATCCTGGTCAGTCTCGCACTGGAAGTTCTCGCCGGCGGGTTCACTGGCGCGTTCTTCGTAGCAGCGTGGGTCAGCCTCGTTCTCGGCGCGATCGGTCTGGGTATTCGACAACTGCGCGCCTCGGAGGCCCGCGCGAAGCAACATAAGCAGATCAGTGAGCAGGAGCGCGAACAGCGCGAGATGCTGCAGGAGAAAGCACAGGTCGCCCGCGAGTTGCACGATGTGGTCGCGCACCACATGTCGGTGATCACGGTGCAGGCGTCCTCCGCCGAGTACCGCATCCCGAACCTGCCGGATGAGGTCCGCCGAGAGTTTCAGGAGATCAGCGAACAGAGCAGGTCGTCGTTGGCAGAGCTGCGTCGAATCCTCGGCGTACTGCGCGGGGACGAGGCTCAAGCCGAGCGAGCCCCTCAACCCGGCGTCGAGGACCTCCCCCGAGTGATCGAACACGTCGGCCGGGCAGGCACCAAGGTCGATTTCGTCAGCGCCGACCTCAGTGATCTGGAACGTTCCGTCTCGATCGCGACGTACCGAATCGTTCAGGAATCGTTGAGCAACGTCGTGCGCCACGCCGCCGGCTCACCGGCCAGGGTGGTCATTGAGCGCTCAATCGGGTCCGTGGAGATCTCCGTCCGCAACCCGGCGCCGCAACACCCGGTGAACCCCATGCCCGGCAGTGGCCACGGCTTGCGTGGGATGCGCGAACGTGCCGTCGCGCTCGGTGGCACGCTCGCCACCGGCCAGACGGCCGATGGCGGCTTCGAGGTGCTCGCGTGGCTGCCTACCTCCGCCGAGAACGCCGAGGCCTGGGAACTGGATCTGCAGGGCAACACGTGA
- a CDS encoding DUF998 domain-containing protein: protein MTTTPVSFRPLAVPAAATPTINSRGSVLPSSLASIGALTAIAAMVAIHVLMAGSVDPVSQTLSMYGVATASSGLFAVACTALALAVVSLASHLPVMGRISAYLGAVMLELVVIFPTDAGSGALSLSAQIHRYAAAAAFVLLAVAIMSYLPQCSARLRHSMLVILVGVALALLLTIAAALWPTLWSMDEWRGIPQRLLMFLEASAIAMFGLRVWRASVGRGVRNSAEVVAG, encoded by the coding sequence ATGACCACAACGCCCGTCAGTTTTCGCCCACTCGCCGTCCCCGCCGCAGCAACGCCGACAATCAATTCTCGCGGCAGCGTGCTGCCGAGTTCGTTGGCCAGCATCGGTGCGCTGACGGCCATTGCGGCGATGGTCGCGATTCACGTCCTGATGGCGGGCTCGGTCGATCCGGTCTCGCAAACGCTGAGCATGTACGGTGTCGCGACCGCATCCAGCGGGCTGTTCGCAGTTGCCTGTACCGCCTTGGCGCTCGCCGTTGTCAGCCTGGCCAGTCACCTGCCCGTCATGGGTCGCATCAGCGCATACCTCGGCGCGGTGATGCTGGAACTGGTCGTCATCTTCCCCACGGACGCCGGTTCGGGTGCGCTCTCGCTCAGCGCTCAGATCCATCGATACGCCGCCGCGGCTGCGTTCGTACTGTTGGCTGTGGCGATCATGAGCTATCTGCCGCAGTGTTCGGCGCGCCTGCGGCACAGCATGCTGGTGATTCTGGTTGGTGTCGCGCTGGCGTTGCTATTGACTATCGCGGCGGCGTTGTGGCCGACGCTGTGGTCGATGGACGAGTGGCGCGGAATTCCGCAGCGTCTACTGATGTTCCTGGAGGCCTCAGCGATCGCGATGTTCGGCCTGCGGGTGTGGCGGGCGAGCGTTGGACGTGGGGTGCGTAACAGCGCTGAGGTTGTCGCTGGGTAG
- a CDS encoding MerR family transcriptional regulator — MTQQPARRQDPATGESITIGELRAALLPDFPSITISKIRYLEEIGLIQPARTKSQYRKFSHADLARVRYVLTMQRDKYLPLKVIKENLDAMDRGLDVTSDPAKPRVPLLAMARDSDGLPSSEELGRAPSNVRISRAELLEQSGLDEQMLASLEQYGVIVAERNGQFDTDAFEIATAVAGLAAYGFEARHLRSFRTQADREIGLIAQVVTPLMRQRTPGSHGKAEETIRDLAALSVRLHATLVRSGLRRQINS, encoded by the coding sequence GTGACGCAGCAACCTGCCAGGCGGCAGGACCCTGCCACGGGGGAATCGATCACGATCGGCGAGTTGCGGGCCGCGCTGCTGCCGGATTTCCCATCGATCACGATCTCCAAGATTCGTTACCTTGAGGAGATCGGGCTGATTCAGCCCGCGCGCACGAAATCGCAATACCGCAAGTTCTCGCACGCCGACCTTGCGCGCGTGCGGTACGTGCTGACCATGCAGCGCGATAAATATCTGCCGCTGAAGGTCATCAAGGAAAACTTGGACGCGATGGACCGCGGACTGGACGTGACGAGCGATCCGGCGAAGCCACGGGTCCCGTTGCTCGCGATGGCGCGGGACTCCGACGGACTGCCGAGTTCAGAAGAACTCGGCCGCGCGCCGTCGAACGTGCGGATCTCACGCGCCGAACTGTTGGAACAGTCCGGCCTGGACGAGCAGATGCTGGCCAGTCTGGAGCAGTACGGCGTGATCGTTGCCGAGCGCAACGGTCAGTTCGACACCGATGCGTTCGAGATCGCTACGGCTGTTGCTGGTTTGGCCGCATACGGATTCGAGGCGCGTCACTTGCGCTCGTTCCGGACCCAGGCCGATCGCGAGATCGGTCTGATCGCCCAGGTGGTTACACCGCTGATGCGCCAGCGCACTCCTGGATCCCACGGCAAGGCGGAAGAGACGATCCGTGATCTCGCTGCGTTGTCGGTACGCCTACATGCGACGCTGGTCCGTTCGGGCTTGCGGCGTCAGATCAACTCCTAG
- a CDS encoding acyl-CoA thioesterase: MTGRPDNLAEILDLETIDRGLFRTTHHFEEQFPLYGGQVAAQAILAAGRTAPPERVPHSMHCYFLRGGDPAKPVVFHVAADFDGGSFSSRRVIAVQDGDVIFNCTVSFQRHNEGPDNQMVTAEPIGNPDELADWDPRRLHSVAMKEPNRDNPNNYWPKDWLAKVDIDLGDDPMMHAAGLVYLTDAGSGLAEIRSKEVGFLSTIDHTVWLHRIPDMNQWHLFNYGPRRTGDGRGLYTGSVFDMDGAVIATVAQESLFRYQKKDRS; the protein is encoded by the coding sequence ATGACCGGACGCCCCGATAATCTTGCCGAAATACTCGATCTGGAGACCATCGATCGCGGCCTGTTTCGCACGACGCACCATTTCGAGGAGCAGTTTCCGCTGTACGGCGGGCAGGTAGCCGCGCAAGCGATCCTGGCCGCCGGCCGGACCGCGCCGCCCGAGCGCGTGCCGCACTCGATGCACTGCTATTTCCTGCGTGGCGGAGACCCGGCCAAGCCCGTTGTCTTCCACGTCGCCGCCGACTTCGACGGCGGCAGTTTTTCCTCGCGTCGGGTTATCGCGGTGCAGGACGGCGACGTCATCTTCAACTGCACCGTGAGTTTCCAGCGGCACAACGAGGGCCCGGATAATCAGATGGTGACCGCCGAGCCGATCGGTAATCCGGACGAGCTCGCCGACTGGGATCCGCGCCGGCTGCACTCGGTCGCGATGAAAGAGCCGAACCGCGACAACCCCAACAATTACTGGCCCAAAGACTGGTTGGCGAAGGTCGATATTGACCTGGGCGACGACCCGATGATGCACGCGGCCGGCTTGGTCTACCTCACCGACGCCGGCAGCGGACTAGCAGAAATCCGGTCCAAGGAGGTCGGGTTCCTGTCCACGATCGATCACACCGTGTGGCTGCACCGCATCCCGGACATGAACCAGTGGCACCTGTTCAACTACGGCCCGCGGCGCACCGGCGATGGTCGCGGACTCTATACGGGATCGGTCTTTGACATGGACGGTGCGGTCATCGCGACCGTGGCTCAGGAATCGTTGTTCCGCTACCAAAAGAAGGATCGCTCATGA
- a CDS encoding FHA domain-containing protein, whose amino-acid sequence MPALKCKKCNAELSPGARFCAQCGAPTGEPAADFSSLPASETTRQFSPVGAEAPAESIDADGEIGESLSIEGLPPDTALLVVKRGPNAGSRFLLDQQVTTAGRHPDSDIFLDDVTVSRRHVEFRREDTTFSVHDVGSLNGTYLNRELVDNAMLASGDEVQIGKFRLVFLLGHSPAGEAADLDGHGQ is encoded by the coding sequence GTGCCTGCATTGAAGTGCAAGAAGTGCAACGCCGAGCTGTCGCCGGGTGCTCGCTTCTGTGCCCAGTGCGGCGCACCCACGGGCGAGCCGGCAGCTGATTTTTCCTCGCTCCCGGCGAGTGAGACCACCCGTCAGTTCAGCCCGGTCGGCGCCGAGGCGCCGGCAGAGTCGATCGACGCGGACGGCGAGATCGGGGAGTCCCTGTCGATCGAGGGACTGCCGCCGGACACCGCGTTGCTCGTGGTGAAGCGTGGCCCGAACGCTGGCAGCCGATTCTTACTCGACCAGCAGGTCACCACCGCCGGTCGCCACCCCGATAGCGACATCTTCTTGGACGACGTCACCGTCTCGCGCCGACACGTGGAGTTCCGTCGTGAGGACACGACGTTCTCGGTACATGACGTGGGCAGCCTGAACGGCACCTATCTCAATCGCGAGCTCGTGGACAATGCCATGCTCGCCAGCGGTGACGAGGTCCAGATCGGTAAGTTCCGACTGGTGTTCCTGCTGGGGCATAGCCCAGCAGGCGAGGCCGCAGATCTCGATGGACACGGCCAGTGA
- a CDS encoding CDP-alcohol phosphatidyltransferase family protein, whose translation MTEPVTDRVWTIPNILSMLRLAGVPLFLWLLLGPEEDLWAAIVLGLSALTDWADGKIARKFGQTSHLGQLLDPAADRLYILSTLLAFVLRGFVPWWFVALLVVRDVSVGIALLILRRHGYEALQVNYLGKAATFCLLYGFPLLLLARAASSLETVTLPLAYAFIVWGAVLYLVAGAHYIRQIAQIVREDTPAVR comes from the coding sequence ATGACTGAACCGGTCACCGATCGCGTCTGGACGATCCCGAACATCCTGAGCATGTTGCGTCTGGCCGGGGTGCCACTGTTCCTCTGGTTGTTGTTGGGCCCGGAGGAAGACTTGTGGGCCGCGATCGTGCTGGGCCTGTCTGCGTTGACCGACTGGGCCGACGGCAAGATCGCTCGCAAGTTCGGCCAGACCAGCCACCTCGGGCAACTGTTGGATCCCGCGGCTGACCGCTTGTACATCCTCAGCACGCTGTTGGCGTTCGTGCTGCGCGGTTTCGTGCCGTGGTGGTTCGTCGCCCTGCTGGTAGTGCGCGATGTCAGCGTCGGGATCGCTCTGTTGATCCTGCGCCGACACGGCTACGAGGCGCTGCAGGTCAACTATCTGGGTAAGGCCGCCACGTTCTGTCTGCTATATGGATTCCCGCTGTTGCTGTTGGCCCGCGCGGCGTCCTCACTGGAGACCGTCACATTGCCGCTGGCCTACGCGTTTATCGTCTGGGGCGCGGTGCTCTATCTGGTTGCCGGCGCGCACTACATCAGGCAGATTGCGCAGATCGTGCGCGAGGACACGCCGGCGGTGCGATGA